In Persephonella sp., one genomic interval encodes:
- a CDS encoding TolC family protein, whose amino-acid sequence MRYLYLLFLFLYSTVFGLTLDDAIKLALNNHPYLKEQYHYLKASEFDYKYSWGNFFPTVNLNFSYTKFRDGSGGDSFSRNRSIKFSWTLYNSGTNILELLKSKESLLSKQKSYSEDLLDIIYDVKKAYYEAVAKNQIYKIRQIQLKAAQKDLELAQKKLELGLVTKADYLQAKVRLEDIRYSLISAEFEYKKALASLNSLIGYPLDTKLKLDYSILKRFEIYDVPDFEFIKKLAFKKRPVFKQYYHDIKRAKYSTKEEILSFTPTVSVSYSLNKDHSSSSGTDYYNVFNFGLSWTIFEGLKRYHAYLSAKENELAAKEKLRELKRIITLKLYQYYMDLKSAYRNIDVARTLLEEADHNYKQAIGEYKAGKGDIISLLTAESSLASAHEKFVNSLLDIARTKATLEREIGVVDLSKEEQSQ is encoded by the coding sequence ATGAGATACCTGTATCTTCTGTTTTTATTTTTGTATTCAACAGTTTTTGGTCTGACCCTTGATGATGCAATAAAACTGGCACTCAATAATCATCCCTATTTAAAGGAACAGTATCACTATCTAAAAGCTTCAGAATTTGATTACAAATACAGCTGGGGAAATTTTTTCCCTACGGTAAATCTTAATTTCAGTTATACAAAATTTAGAGATGGTTCAGGAGGGGATAGTTTCAGCAGAAACCGTTCTATAAAATTTTCTTGGACACTTTATAACTCAGGAACAAATATATTAGAACTTTTAAAAAGCAAAGAATCTTTACTATCAAAGCAAAAAAGCTACAGCGAAGACCTGCTGGACATTATCTACGACGTTAAAAAAGCGTATTACGAAGCCGTTGCAAAAAATCAGATATACAAAATTCGCCAGATTCAGCTAAAGGCGGCACAAAAAGACCTTGAACTTGCACAGAAAAAACTGGAACTGGGACTTGTAACAAAGGCAGATTATCTTCAGGCAAAAGTAAGACTTGAAGATATTAGATACTCCCTAATCAGTGCAGAATTTGAATACAAAAAAGCCCTTGCCAGCCTTAACAGCTTAATCGGCTACCCTCTGGATACAAAACTCAAACTTGATTACTCAATACTAAAAAGATTTGAAATTTATGATGTTCCCGATTTTGAGTTTATCAAAAAACTTGCCTTTAAGAAAAGACCTGTCTTTAAGCAATACTATCATGATATCAAAAGGGCAAAATATTCCACAAAAGAAGAAATCCTCAGCTTTACACCTACAGTTTCAGTATCCTATTCATTGAACAAAGACCACTCATCCTCATCAGGAACAGATTACTACAACGTTTTTAACTTTGGTCTTAGCTGGACTATATTTGAAGGATTAAAAAGATACCATGCTTATCTTTCAGCAAAGGAAAATGAGCTTGCTGCAAAGGAAAAACTCAGGGAACTAAAAAGAATAATAACCCTGAAGCTATATCAGTATTATATGGACTTAAAGTCTGCATACAGAAATATTGATGTAGCCAGAACGCTTCTTGAAGAAGCCGACCATAACTACAAACAGGCAATCGGTGAATACAAGGCAGGAAAAGGAGATATTATATCCCTGCTTACAGCTGAAAGTTCTCTGGCCAGTGCCCACGAAAAATTCGTAAACTCACTACTTGATATTGCACGGACAAAAGCAACACTGGAGCGGGAGATAGGGGTTGTTGACTTGTCCAAGGAGGAACAATCCCAATGA